The DNA region AGATTGGGACCACGCTCGTCCTTGTGGCTACGGGCACCCTGAACCAACTGCCGATCGCTCGCACACGCAGTTCGCTAAGCCGAATCTACGTCGCGGGGCTCGCGCCGAACCAGGCGCTCGCCGTCGACTTTTCAGGCACGTTGGTCACGTTCACTGCCGACAACGATGGCTTGATCGCCGGGCCCGTGTCTGGGGGTCAAGTCGCGAGCGTCCCAGAGGCTGCGCCGGGACCGATCGCTCCAGGAGCGGTGGCTCCCGTGCAAGTCACTGATTCAGCCCCCGCGGAGCCGGCGGACAACGCGAACAGCAACGAAGGTTGCGGCTGCTCCGCCACACACAAGGGTGCAGACTCGGTGAGTCTGGTGATGGGCCTTGCCGCCGTCGCGGCGATGCGCAGACGCTCCAAGAGAGCCTGAACCGGGCCTCGGGGACACGTCGAAAACGTTGAGCCGAACGAAGCGCTGAGAGTGTCAGCGACCCTCGAGCTTGCGCCGGGGTGCTCACAGCGGCAGCGCAGCCAAGGACCTTGGTGCTCCAATTCGGTCCTAGCTTCGTGATCGGCGGGGTTGCGGCAAGCGGCGCGGCCCCCGTCGCTTAGTGGGACGGTGCCGAACGCATACGACTCGGCTTGGAAGCCGCTGCCGTCGGTGTACGAAAGGCCGCTCACCTGAAAGCATGTGTTCGGGTCCTTGTTCGACGTGGTGCCTGGTGAGTTGCGTGCGGCCTTCTCGTCCACACTGGCGATCTGGCGCCGGTGACGCGGCAGCGCCGGCCTCGTGTACTGGTGCGTTCGCTTGTGGCGGCACCGAGCGGATGGGGCGGCCCATTCGCCGTGTACGCGGGCACGCCGGCCAACCTACCGACTTGTGGTGCAGCTCACCGAGAAGCGACCATCGACACGGCCGCGGGAGCCGCATGCGCGGGGCGCGAGTGTCTACGCGCCCTTGGCGACGACAAGAATGCCGCAGGCCAGCATGGCCTCGACAGAGGCGTCGCGTTCGGGAGCCACGTTCCCCCGCCGGATCGCGCGAAGGACCTCAAGGTGGGTGCGCCCCAGCGCAAGGCGCCTCGCCTTGCCTTCGCGTGAACGCCAGAACGCCACGAGCGTGCGCTTTGCACCGGGCTCACCTGCCGGCAGCTCGGCCCGCCCGTTGACCCACGTGACGAGGTCGAACGCGTAGTCCCGTAGCTCGAGCGTCGGAGCGAACGCGAGGGCGCCGCGGGGACCATCCGCCTCGTCCTCTGCCGCGTCGAGGCGCACGACGTGAGCGACGAGCTCGAAGTCGGCGAGCTCCGCGAGCCACGCAGGCAGAATCGCCCGCTCCGTTGCGGCGACGGGTTC from Myxococcales bacterium includes:
- a CDS encoding putative DNA-binding domain-containing protein produces the protein MNLHEVYAALAPLVLAGGDPKGAARRLFPSAPDCDDAERLAAYASCAAGKRAAFFTSFFPLTRSAVVRAHGEVEWTRLCLNYVRAHPATQPMVVRDMMQFPAYLADRVARVVDEAPPAGDPGDGGAEPVAATERAILPAWLAELADFELVAHVVRLDAAEDEADGPRGALAFAPTLELRDYAFDLVTWVNGRAELPAGEPGAKRTLVAFWRSREGKARRLALGRTHLEVLRAIRRGNVAPERDASVEAMLACGILVVAKGA